One region of Salinibacterium sp. TMP30 genomic DNA includes:
- a CDS encoding glycoside hydrolase family 36 protein — protein sequence MSTERCAKFATIAEIPIDVRTARVYEFGWQSWTPSTAYSINDLSFRASTPARAVSGYRANRPKPLAGFQGDGLLAIETDDSGPVTVFGAIDGRTEVPTIRATVQDNNIVVESDGAVEIQNFSGGFGNSLPSFAESYLERTERPKLREIPSIWASWYQYFTRLTQADVHENLDAMDDLDLDVGVVRLDDAFQAGIGDWLETSSEFGSLESLVGSVLDRNRIAGLWIAPLIVGAHSRIFEQHPEWTVRNPDGSPVVALHNWGQDCYALDTTHPGAQDYLARVFTAWHSYGAQYFMVDFMFAGALPGIRYDQEINPITAYREAVQRIRSNIGSSYLQGCGAPMFPSIGLFDTMRVAPDVDLTWAAAGNDLSRPGLRSAAVSTAGRAFTHGRFWVNDPDCFMVRPGIERRDDWANIVEKFSGVRISSDRLRDLDRWGLNRTRSLLQPATPTTLGNDDLFSHYP from the coding sequence ATGAGCACAGAACGATGCGCGAAGTTCGCGACCATTGCTGAAATCCCGATCGATGTCAGGACCGCTCGCGTATACGAGTTCGGTTGGCAATCATGGACGCCGTCAACGGCGTACTCGATCAACGATCTCAGCTTTCGAGCCTCTACCCCGGCGAGAGCAGTAAGCGGCTACCGTGCAAACCGCCCTAAACCACTTGCGGGGTTCCAAGGCGACGGACTACTCGCGATCGAAACTGATGATTCGGGCCCTGTGACAGTCTTCGGTGCGATCGATGGACGAACCGAGGTTCCGACAATTCGGGCGACGGTGCAAGACAACAACATAGTCGTCGAATCAGACGGGGCTGTCGAGATTCAGAACTTTTCGGGTGGATTCGGCAATTCGCTCCCGTCCTTCGCTGAGAGCTATCTCGAGCGAACGGAACGGCCAAAACTTCGTGAAATTCCATCAATTTGGGCAAGCTGGTATCAATACTTCACTCGCCTCACTCAAGCCGATGTCCACGAGAATCTGGATGCGATGGATGATCTCGACCTCGACGTTGGAGTTGTTCGTCTCGACGATGCCTTCCAAGCGGGCATCGGTGATTGGTTGGAGACTTCAAGCGAATTCGGGTCGTTAGAATCACTAGTCGGTTCAGTGCTCGACCGCAACCGCATTGCCGGTCTCTGGATAGCACCACTGATCGTAGGGGCGCACAGCCGTATTTTTGAGCAGCATCCAGAATGGACCGTTCGCAACCCTGACGGCTCCCCTGTAGTCGCTCTACACAATTGGGGTCAGGACTGTTATGCACTCGATACAACCCATCCAGGGGCGCAAGATTACCTCGCGAGGGTATTCACCGCATGGCACAGTTACGGCGCACAGTACTTCATGGTCGACTTTATGTTCGCGGGTGCGCTTCCTGGGATCAGATATGACCAAGAAATCAATCCGATCACCGCATACCGTGAAGCTGTTCAGCGGATCCGCTCAAACATCGGAAGTTCATATCTACAAGGCTGCGGAGCACCGATGTTTCCATCCATCGGCTTATTCGACACGATGCGAGTTGCGCCGGACGTCGATCTAACGTGGGCGGCCGCGGGCAATGATCTTTCGCGGCCCGGGTTGCGATCCGCGGCCGTGTCGACGGCAGGTCGCGCCTTTACCCATGGCCGCTTTTGGGTAAACGATCCTGACTGTTTTATGGTTCGACCGGGAATCGAACGTCGCGATGATTGGGCGAATATTGTCGAAAAGTTCAGCGGCGTTCGAATATCTAGCGATCGCTTGAGAGACCTCGACCGGTGGGGGTTGAATCGCACCCGCTCACTACTTCAACCAGCAACGCCAACCACGCTGGGCAATGACGACTTATTCAGCCATTACCCATGA